One genomic region from Anaerolineales bacterium encodes:
- a CDS encoding adenosine-specific kinase, with product MDLSLVAIEKPETANVILGQSHFIKTVEDLHEAMVNAVPGVQFGLAFCEASGPALVRASGTADDLQALAVKNALALSAGHVFVLILGNAYPINVLNAVKAVPEVCQVFCATANPVQVIVAETEQGRGVLGVIDGMRTQGVETPAEAAERKALLRRFGYKAAG from the coding sequence ATGGACCTGAGCCTGGTGGCGATCGAGAAGCCGGAAACGGCGAACGTGATTCTCGGACAGTCCCATTTCATCAAGACGGTCGAAGATCTGCATGAGGCCATGGTCAACGCCGTCCCCGGAGTTCAATTCGGCCTGGCGTTCTGCGAAGCCTCGGGGCCGGCACTGGTGCGCGCCAGCGGCACGGCCGACGACCTGCAGGCCCTGGCTGTCAAGAACGCCCTGGCCCTCTCGGCCGGGCATGTGTTCGTGCTGATTCTGGGGAATGCCTATCCGATCAATGTCCTCAATGCGGTCAAGGCCGTGCCGGAGGTCTGCCAGGTTTTCTGCGCTACGGCCAACCCGGTCCAGGTGATCGTTGCCGAGACCGAGCAAGGCCGGGGCGTCCTGGGTGTGATTGATGGCATGCGGACGCAAGGGGTCGAAACCCCGGCGGAGGCTGCCGAGCGCAAGGCGCTGTTGCGCCGCTTTGGCTACAAAGCCGCCGGATGA